The following is a genomic window from Streptomyces chrestomyceticus JCM 4735.
CGATCTCCCCGAGGTCGACGCGGAAGCCGCGCACCTTGACCTGGCTGTCGGTCCGGCCGAAGTACTCCAGGTTCCCCTCTTCCGTCCAGCGGCCGTTGTCACCGGTCCGGTACATCCGCCGCCCCGGCTCGAACGGGTCGGTCAGGAACGCGCGGGCCGTCTGCTCGGGGGCGTTCAGATATCCACGGCTCACGCAGATGCCGGAGACGTAGATCTCGCCCCGCGCACCCTGCGGGACGACCCGCAGATGCTCGTCCAGGACGTAGATCAGGGTGTTGGGCACGGGGCGGCCCAGGGGCACGGTCTCGCTCGTCACGGGCCGGTCCATCACGTGGTGGGTGATGTCGTCGGACGCCTCGGTCGGGCCGTAGGCGTTGACCACCGGAATCCTCGGGTAGGCCCGCAGCCACCGGTTCACCTGACGGGGCAGGCACGCCTCACCCGTGACCATCAGGTACCGCAGGTGCTCCAGCGTGACCGGCCGGTCGGCGCGGTCCCAGGCGTCGAGCATCGCTTCGAGATAGGACGGGACCACCTCCAGGACGGTGACCTCCTCGGCCTCGACGCGCTCGGCGAAGCGGACCGGGTCGAGCTGGAGCGCCTCCGACGCGACGACGGTGCGGCCGCCGGCGAACGGAGCGGCGAACATCTGCCACAACGAGATGTCGAAGCTGTTGGAGGCGTTCTGGACGACGACGCTGTCCTCGGTGATCCCCAGGTCGGCGATCTTGGCGTGCAGGTGGTTCAGCATGCCGAGGTGCTCGACCATCACGCCCTTGGGCTTCCCGGTCGAACCCGAGGTGTAGATCACGTAGGCGAGACCGGACTCGTCGACGTCCAGCCCCGGATCGCTGCCGTCACCGTGCCGGCCGGTCTCCTCGGTCAGCTCGACCTGGCGGCATCCCTCGGGGATGTGCGCCGCCAGCCCCTCCGGCGCCTGCCGGGGATCCAGGGCCACGACCCGTACGTCCGAGGACTCCAGCATCCCGCGGACGAAGGCGGCCGGATAGCCGGGATCGACCGGGAGGTACGCCGCACCGCACTTCCACAGGGCGAGGACGGACTCCACCATCAGCACCGAACGGTCCATCACCAGCGCGACGACCTCGCCACTGGTCACGTCCAGCTCGTCGGCGAAGTACCGGGCGAGCCGGTTGGCCCGGGTGTTCAGCTCGGCGAAGGTGCGCCGGCCGGCCGGATCGGTGGCACTGGACAGGGCGAGCCGGTCGGGCGTCGTCCGCGCGAAGTGCTCGATGGCCCGGTGGATCTGGAAACCGCGGTCGAACTCCAGCTCCCGGTGGCCCAGGGTGCGCACCCGCTGCTCTTCACGGGCGGCCAGCAGGGGGAGCCGGCCGAGGGGAGTGTCCGGATCGGCCAGCGCCGTGTCCAGCAGCGCTTCGAACGCCTCCCAGAGCCCGTCGACGGTGGCCGGGTCGAAGAGCCGGGTGTCGAAGCGGACGGCCGCCCCCAGCGTCCCCTGCTGCTCGGCCAGCATGATGTTGAGGGGGAAGACGCTCGTCTCCAGGGTCACGTCGACCTGCTCGACGCCCAGTCCGGTGGCGGCCATCGCCTCCAGCGGCCCGGTACCGGCACCGGCGAACTGCTCGAACTCGATCAGGACGTCGAACAGATCCGGCGTATGCGTCCGCCCCCGCTCCTGGAGGTCGCGGACCAGCTCCTCGTACGGGTGGGACAGATGGCGCAGACCGTCGGTGAAGGTGCCGCGCACCTGCCGGTACAGGGCGTCGAAGCCCGCTTCGGCATCGACGCTCAGCCGGAGCGGCAGGGTCCGCACCAGCATGCCGACGAGCTGTTCCAGGGATTCCTCGCCGCGGTCCGCCACCGAGGTGCCCAGCACCAGGTCACCGTGTTCGCTGTACCGGGCCAGGACCGCGGCGAAGGCGCTGACCACGGAGGTGAAGGGGGTGCCGCCCCGGGACCGGGCGAAGGACTTGAGCCGCTGCCACAGGGCGGCGGGCAGAGCGTAGTCACGGTACGCGCCCGTGTACGCGCGGCCTTCCGCGGAGCCGGCCCGGGTGGGCAGGGAGAGCGCCGGGGGTACGGAGTCGAAGGTGTCGAGCCAGTACGCGGCGGCCTGCTCACGCCGGTCCTGCGCGCGCCGCGCCTCCCGCTCGTGGTGCTCACGGTAGTCGGCGCCCACCGGCGGCAGCGCGGCCTCCGTACCCGCGACGGCGGCGGCGTACAGCTCGGACAGATCGCGTACCAGCAGGCCCAGGGACCAGCCGTCGGCCACGAGGTGGTGGGTGCTGAGGCTGAGCAGGTGGCGCTCGTCCCGGAAGCCGGCGAGCTGCACGCGCAGCAACGGGCCGTTCTCCAGGTCGAAGGGGCGCGCTGCGAACTCCCGGACCACGTCGACGGCCGCGGAACCCTCCGGAAAGGCGGCGGACTCAGTGCGCACCTCGACAGTGACCGTCCCGGGGCCGGCCGGTGCGACCTGCTGGACGAGCTGCTCGCCCTCCAGCCGGAACGCGGCGCGCAGGCCGTCGTGGCGGGCGGTCAGGCCGTCCACCGCCTTCTGGAGCGCGGCGGTGTCCACCGGGCCGGTGAGCTCGAAGCTCCGGGTGAGGTTGAAGGCGACCGAGCCGCCCTCGAACTGGGACGCCAGCCAGACGTTCAACTGGGCCGCGGAGGCCGGGAAGAAGCCGGGGGCGGCGGGGGAAGCGGCCTCCCCAGCCGCCGCTCCAGCGGCTTCATCGGCGGTGTCCTCGGCGGCGTCCGGTGCGGCGTTCGGCTCCGGAGCCAGGAGCGTGTCGAGATAGCCGGTGAGGTCCTCGGGCGTGTCGTAGTCGAAGAGGGTCAGGACGTCGAGTTCGACGCCGAAGAGCTTCTGGACCCGGTTGACCACCTGGAGGCCGCTGATGGAGTCGCCGCCCAGGTCGAAGAAGGAGTCCGAGGGGGAGACGGCCTCCGTTCCGAGGACGTCCCGCCAGACTCCCGTCACTGTTTCCAGGACGTCGACGGGAGGCGGACCGGACCGCTGCCCGGATGCTCCGGTCTCCTCGGCCGGGGCGACCGCGGCGCCCCTCGCGGGCGCCAGGTCGGCGTCGTCGAGCCAGCAGCGGACCTTGTCGAACTGGTAGGCGGGCAGCTCGATCCGCCGTCCTCCGCCCGCGGTGCTCGCCCAGTTCCAGTCGGCGCCACCGGTGTAGAGATCACGCAGCAGGGCGGCGGGCCCCTCCGTCACGGACACGACCCGGTACCCGGCCCCGCCCCGTGCGACGAGTGCGCCGGAGACGGTGGACAGGGGGCCGGCCTCGACGAAGAGCACCGGCTGCGCGCCCACCAGCTTGCCGAGCAGCCGGTCGACGCGCGCGTCCAGATCGGCGGGTTCGGCCGGTTGCGCGGCGCGTTCGGCGTGCGCCAGGCGCTGAGCCACGGTCAGCGGCACCCGGCCGGCCGCGGCGTCGATCACATGCTTGCCCGCACCCTCTCCCACCACGTGGCGGAAGTCGAAGCCGATCTCGCGCAGCAGCCCGTGCAGGGCGTACTGGAAGGCGAACTGCCCGTCGGTTTCCGTGCCGTCGGCTTCCGCGGCCCGCTCGCACTGTGCGTAGAGGTCGTCGAAGCGCGGATGGGCGCCGCGGAAGGCGGAGACCTGACCGGGGTCGGCGGGGCAGCGCCCGGAGACCAGCAGGACGGTCACCGGGCCGACGGCGGACGGGCCGGTCGGCGGCTCGGCCAGGGCCCGGGAGAGGCCGTCGAGGTCGTCGGCGGTCACCGCGTACCGGTACGGGTGGTGGTCGCGTCCCTCCGCCAGGGTGCGCTGGACGTCCGCGATCCGCAGCCGCGGATCGCTCTCGACCCGGGCGCGCAGCGCGGCGATGTTGGCGGCCAGCGCGGTGGGAGTTTTGGCGGAGAGCGGGATCCAGTATCCGTCGGGCGGTGTGGCCGCGGGAGTCTCCTCCGTGGTGGGCGCGGGTGCCTCTTCCAGGACCGCGTGCACATTGGTGCCCATGACGCCGAAGGAGCTGACCCCCGCCCGCCGTATCCCGGCCGCGGGCTCCCAGGGCGTGAGCTGCCGGGTGACCGAGACGGCCGACTCCGAGAAGTCGATCAAGGGGCTGAGTTCCTCGGTGTGCAGGCTGGGGAAGAGCTGCCGGTACCGGAGCGCCAGCACGGCCTTCACCAGGCCGACCAGCCCGGAGACGCTCCAGGTGTGGCCGATGTTGCTCTTCACCGAGGAGAGCGCGACGGAGTGCTTCGCCGCGGCGGTCGGGCCGAAGGCCAGGTCGAGGGCTTCGATCTCGATGGGGTCGCCGAGCCGGGTGGCGGTCCCGTGGGCCTCGACGTACGAGACCGTGGCGGGGTCGACGCCGGCCTTCCGCCAGGCCCGCGTGATCACCTCCGCCTGCGCCGCGCTGTCCGGAGCGGTGAGGGAACTGGACCGGTCGGCGACGTTGTTGGCCGCGACGCCCTTGATGACGGCGTGCACGGGGTCCCCGTCGCGCAGGGCATCGCCCAGCGGCTTGAGCAGGACGGCGACCACGGCCTCGCCGGACCCGGTGCCGTCCGCCTCGGCCGAGAAGGCCCGGGTCTTGCCGTCCGCCGACCGGATGCCCAGGTCCAGACCGGCGTCGTCCTGCACCGGGTCGCCGAACAGGTTCAGGTTCACCCCGCCGACCAGCGCCATCTCGGCGTCACCGAGCACCAGGTCGTTGACCGCGTGGTGCACGGCGAGCAGCCCGGAGGAGCAGGAGGAGTCGACCATGGCGGCCGGCCCGGACAGCCCGAAGAAACGGGCGAGGCGGCCGGCCGTGGCGGCCACGTGCACGCCCATCACCATCGGGGCCTCGATGGTGCGGACGAGCTGGTGGTACGCGATCCGGGTGTCACCCACGTACACCGAGACGCGGCGGCCGTTGAGGGCCGCCGGGCGCTGGGCCGCGTCCTCCACCGCCTGGTAGGCGGTCTGGAGCAGCAGCCGGTGCTCCGGGGCCATCACCTGCGCCTCGCCGTGCGAAATACCGAAGAAGGCGTGGTCGAAGGAGTCGATGTCCTCGATGTAGCCGTTGAGCTGGAAGTCCTCGTTCAGCGGCATCGAGGTGCGGCTGCGGCGTTCGGCAGAGATCTCGCGGACGCTGTCCCGCCCGTCACGCAGGTTCGCCAGGAACTGACGGGTGTCGTCGGCCTCGGGCAGCCGTACGGCCATGCCGACGACGGCGATGTCCCGGGCACCGGCGGCCGCCGGGAACTGATCAGAAGTCATGCTCGGAAACCTCGTCTTCCGTGGGGTCCTGGGCCTCCCGGGCAGCCGCCGGTTCGGCGAGCTGCGCCTGGAGGGCGATGGTGGGGTGGCTGAACAACTGCGCGACCCGGAAGGCGCCGGGAAACTCCTCCTCCAGCAGTGCGTGGAGCCTCAGCAGCTTCAGCGAGGTGCCGCCGAGCTCGAAGAAGACCTGGTCGACACCGGAGACCCGGCGTCCCAGGGCCGACTGCCAGGCTTCCTGGATGCGCCGTTCGGCCGCGGTCCGGGGGGCCTTGCCGGCGACGGGCGAGTCGTCGAGGAACGCGGGCGCGGGCAGGGCCCGGCGGTCCGGCTTGCCGTTCGCGTTCGTGGGGATGCGGTCGAGCACGACGAACTCGCCGGGGACCATGGCCTGCGGAAGCTGCCCTGTGAGGTACTGCCGCAGCCGTCCCCCCAGCCCGTCGCCCTCGGCACCGGTGTCCGGCACCACATAGGCCACCAGGTGGTACTCGTCCTGCGGGCTCTTGTGGGCCGTCACCACACAGCCCGACACCAGGGGGTGGCCCACCAGCGCCGCTTCGATCTCGGCCGGGTGGATACGGACACCACTGATCTTGATCTGGTGGTCCGCCCGCCCGACGATCTCCAGCAGCCCGTCGGGACGCAGCCGCCCCACGTCCCCGGTGCGGTACAGGAGGTCCTGCGCGTCGGCACGGTACGGGTTGGGGTAGAAGGCCGCGGATTCGGGGGCGTTCAGATAGCCCAGGGTCCGGTACGGCGTACGGATGATGATCTCGCCGGGTTCGCCGACGCCGCAGACGACGTCGCCGCGCATCACGAACACCTGGCACTGCGGCAGCGGCGTACCGACCGGCAGGACCGGCGGCAGCGTCCCGCCCGGCGGGACGCGATGGGCGAACTTCGCCATCGTGGTCTCGGTGGGGCCGTACAGGTTGACGATCTCCCCGCGTTCCGGGAGGACCTGCCGCAATCGCTCCACCAGGGCCGCCTTCAGCGGTTCACCCGCGAGGAAGGCCAGCCGCAGTCCGGGCAGGCGGGTCGTGGCCGGTACGTCCAGGAGCCAGGACTGGAGCACTGTGGGCGCGGCGTGCAGCACACTGATCCGCTCGCGCTCCAGCCAGGCGAACACCGCCTTGCCGCCCAGCAGGTCCGAGGGCTCGGGCACGACGGTGGTGCCGCCGGACACCAGGGCGAGCAGCGTGTCGCGGAGCATCACGTCGAAGGAGGGGCTGGTGAGCTGGGCACACCGGTCCCCTTCGCCAATGCCGAACTCGCCGCTCTGCCACCGCAGGAAGTGGCTCAGCGACGCGTGCCGCCCCAGCACGCCCCGCGGAGTGCCGGTCGTGCCGGAGGTGAAGAAGAGATACGCGGGCGCGTCCGGGGCGACGGCGGGGAGCTCGCCGTCCGGGGCCTCCTCCGTCAGCGTTCCGGTGTGCGCGTCCACCAGGACCACCGGCAGACCGCTGTCGTCGGCGCCGTCGGCAGCCTCGGCTTCGTCGGCGAACAGGTCGGTGGCCCGTACCACGAGCTCGGGCCGGCCGGCGCTCAGCAGATGGTCACGGCGGCCCGCGGGCAACGCCGGGTCCAGCGGGAAGAAGACGGCGCCACTGCGCAGCACGCCCAGCATCGCCACATAGAACCCGGGGCCACGCGGCCCGGTCACCGCCACCACCCGGCCGGGCGCGCAGCCTTCGGAGACCAGACGCCGGGCCAGGTCGTCCGAGCGCCGCACCAGCTCCGCGTAGGACAGGGAGCGGCTTCCCTGGACGAGCGCCGGGCGGCCGGGGGCGCGCGCGGCCTGCGCCGCGATCAGTTCCGTGACCGGCGGCTGCGGGGGTTCCTCGATCGCGGTGCGCAAGGCCGCTTCCGCACCGGCGGGCGAGGGCAGGACCAGCGAGTACGCGGCGAGCGGCCGCTCCGGGGCGTCGGCGATCTGCGCCAGCAGGGCGCCGAGCTGGTGCACCATCGTCTCGGCGCGGGCCGCGGAGAACAGGCTGGACTTGTGCACCAGCTCGATGTGCAGGCGCTCGCCGCCCGCGTCGTCCGCCTCGTCCCACACGTAGAAGGTGAGCGGGAACTTGGCCTCCGCTTCGAAGAGCTGGTCGTCGAACTCGACCTCCAGCCCCTCGATCCGGGCTTCCTCGCGCAGGCTGCCCAGATAGTTGAGCAGCACGTCGAAGACGGGGGTGCGGTCCAGTTGCCGGGCCGGGTTGAGCCGCTCGACCAGCAGCTCGAAGGGCGCCGACTGATGCGCGTACGCCTCCTGGACGCCGCTGCTCACCCGCTTCAGCAGGTCGGTGAAGACCGGCTCACCGGACAGGTCGGTGCGCTGTACCAGTGTGTTGAGGAAGAGACCCATGATCCCTTCCAGCTCGACGCTCTGCCGGTTGGCCACCGGGTAGCCGACGCTCACGTCCTGCTGGTCACCGAGCCGTGACAGCAGCAGGCTGACGGCCGCCATGGTCACCTCGAACGGGGTCGTCGAGGTCCGTACGGCCAGCTCGCGCAGCTTGCCGGCGGTGGCGGCGGGGAGGGCCAGCGCGGTCCTGCCGCAGGACCGCTCGGCGGCCTCCGGGCCCGGCACATCGGTCGGGAGCTCCAGGGTGGGGGCACCGGCGAGCCGCTCCGTCCAGTACTGGAGATCGGCGTCGACGGCCTGGCGGTGTCCCTCGTCCCGTACGGCCGCGGCGTAGTCGATGTACTGCACCCGGAGATCCGGCAGCGGTTCGCAGGCTCCGCCCGTACGCCGGGTGTAGAGGACCGACAGCTCCCGCATCATCAGCCGCGTCGACCAGCCGTCGCCGGCGATGTGGTGGAGCGTGGTCAGCAGCCGGTGCTCGGTCTCGTGCACCTTGAACAGTTGGAAGCGCACCGGGGACTCTTCCCGCAGCCGGAACGGCCGGGCACCGTCCTCGCGCACCGCACGGGCGACGGCCTCCTCCGCCTCCTGCGGGCCGAGATGGGACAGATCGGTCTCCGAGAAGGGGAGCGTCAGGCCGGCGTGGGGCCGCTGGAAGGGCTGCCCGTCCTCGGAGCCGTAGACGACGCGCAGGATCTCGTGCCGCTCGAACAGGTCGGCCAGCGCCGCCCGGAGCGCCTCGGTGTCGAGCCGGCCGTGGAACGTGGCCAGCGTCGGGATGTGGTACGCGGTGCTCTCCGGGGCGAGCATGTACAGGAACCACATGCGCTCCTGGGCGTAGGACAGGACGTGCCGCCCGGCGCGGGCCACCGGCTCCAGGGCCGTCCGCGCGCCCTGGGCCGCACCGTCCACGAGCCGTGCCTGCGCGGCCACGGTCCGGTGGGTGAAGATCGCCGCCGCTTGCAGGTCCAGCCCGAAGTGCTCGCTGATCCGGCTGTTGAGCTGGAGTGCGCTCAGGGAGTGTCCGCCGAGCACGAAGAAGTCGTCCGTGACGCCGACGCGTTCGACGGACAGCAACGACTGCCAGATACTGGTCAGGGCCCGCTCGGTCGGCGTGGACGCCTCGACGTACTCGGTGGTCGCGACTTCCGCGCCGGAAAGCTGGACGAGCGCCGCGCGGTCCACCTTGCCGTTGCGCGTGACGGGGAAGGTGTCCGTGCGGATGTAGTGCGAGGGCACCATGTAGCGCGGCAGGCGCTGCTCCAGGGCGTCCCGCAGCCGGTCGGCGGGCGGGCAGTCCCGGCCGGCCTCCACATACGCGTACAGGAGGTCCGTGCCGAGGGCGTCGCGCCGCGGCAGTACGACGGCGCGTGTCACCGCCGGCTGGTCGCGCAGCGCCTGCTCGATCTCGCCCAGTTCGACGCGGTGGCCGCGGATCTTCACCTGGTTGTCGCGCCGTCCCAGGTAGCGCACCTCGCCGTCGGGCAGCCAGTGCGCCAGGTCCCCGGTGCGGTAGATCCGCTCGTCCGGGAGGAAGGCGGCCGTGACGAACCGCTCGGCGGTCAGCTCGGGGCGGCCGAGGTAGCCGCGGGCAAGCTGTACGCCGCCGATGCACAGTTCGCCCGTGACGCCGACGGGGCAGGGCTGCCCCTCGTCGTCGATGATGTAGAGGCGGTTGCCGGGAGCGGGGCGGCCGATGGTGACCGGCCGCTCCCCGTCCTCGACGTGCAGCGTCGTGACGTCCACGGCGGCCTCGGTGGGGCCGTAGTAGTTGAACAGGCGCGTACCCGTACCGCCGGTGGCGGAGTGGAAGCGGCCGGCGAGGTCGCGGTCCAGCTCCTCGCCGCTGCACACGCAGTTACGCACACCGGCGAAGGCGTCGGGCACGGCTGCCAGGTACTGGCTCAGCATCGAGGGAACGAAGTGCACGACGGTGACGCCGTGCCGCTCGACGGTCGCCCGGATGAGCTGCGGGTCGGACTCACCGCCCGGCGGCAGCATGACCTGGGTGGCGCCGAGGAGCCCCGGCAGGAGCAGTTCCCATACGGAGACGTCGAAGGAGTAGGGGGTCTTCTGGAGGAAGACGTCGTCCGCGCCCAGCCCGAGGTCGTCCGTCATCCAGCGGAGCCGGTTGACGATCGCGCGGTGCTCGATGAGCGCCCCCTTGGGGCGGCCGGTCGAGCCGGAGGTGTAGATGCAGTACGCCAGGTCGCCGGGGCCCGCCAGCGGCGGCGGATCGTCCGTACGCGGTGACAGGGCGGCCGGTCCGGTGATGTCCAGGTCCGGCAGGCCGTCGGGCAGGGGCACGGCGCCGCCGCGGGTCAGCACCAGCCTGCTGCCGCTGTCCTCCAGGACGGTCCGCACCCGGTCCAGCGGGTCGGCGGTGTTGACGGGCAGATAGGCGCCGCCCGCCTTGAGTACGGCCTGCACGGCGACGGTCAGGTCCACCGAGCGTTCCAGGTACAGGGCGACCAGGGTGCCCGCGCCGACTCCGTACGTCTCCCGCAGGGTCCAGGCGAGCTGGTTGGCACGGGAGTTGAGCTCGGCGAAGGTCAGTGACCCGTGCGCGTCGACCGTCGCGACGGCGTCCGGGGTACGGGCCGCCTGCCGCTCGAAGAGCTGTGGGAGGGGAGTGTCGAGGTCGTAGTGCGTCCCGGCGCGGTTGAAGCCGTGCACCACCTGGTGACGTTCCTGCTCGCCCATCAGCCTGACGGTTTCCACGGCCCGGTCGGGGCGGGCCGACGCGTCCTCCAGCAGGACGCCGAAGTGCTCCAGCAGCCGCTCGACGCGATCGGCGTCGAAGAGCTCGGTGGAGTACTCCGCCGAGACCCGCAGGCCCGTGGACGTCTCCTCGAAGAAGACCGTCAGGTCCATCTTGCTGTGCCCGTTGCCGGCCTTGAGGGCGTCGAAGCGCAGCCCGGCCGTGGATTCCGCCGGCTGTCCCCAGCCGTGGTCGAAGATGACCATGACGTCGAACAGCGGGTTGCGGCCGGCTTCGGTGACACCACCGGCGTCCCGTACGACCTGGTCGAACGGGTACTCGTGGTGGCGCAGCGCGCCCTGGAGGGTGTCCTGGACGGTGCGCAGCAGGTCGCGGAAGGTGGTACCCGGCTGGACGGTGTCGCGCAGCGCGATGCTGTTGATGTAGCAGCCGATCTGGTCGTACAGCTCCGGCACCGGCCGCGTCACGGCGGGGGTGCCCAGCACGATGTCGCGCCGGCCGGTGTACCGCAGCAACTGGACGCGGAGCGCGGCCGACAGCCCCGCGAAGAGCGTGACCCGCTCCTGCCGGCACAGTGCCTTGAGTGCCTGGAGCGTGTCCTGCCCGATGTCGCGGCCGGTGACGGCTCCCCGGTAGGTGCGGGTGGTGGGGCGCGGCCGGTCGGCAGGCAGGTCCAGCGGGACGACGCTTTCCTGGAACCGCTCCTTCCAGTACGTCCGCGACGCGTCGAACGACCCGCTGTGCAGGTGGGCCTGCTGCCAGCTCGCATAGTCCTTGTACTGGATCTGGGGTGTCGCTGCCTCCGGTTCCTCGCCGCGGACGAGCGCGTCGTAGGCCGAGGTGA
Proteins encoded in this region:
- a CDS encoding non-ribosomal peptide synthetase — encoded protein: MTSDQFPAAAGARDIAVVGMAVRLPEADDTRQFLANLRDGRDSVREISAERRSRTSMPLNEDFQLNGYIEDIDSFDHAFFGISHGEAQVMAPEHRLLLQTAYQAVEDAAQRPAALNGRRVSVYVGDTRIAYHQLVRTIEAPMVMGVHVAATAGRLARFFGLSGPAAMVDSSCSSGLLAVHHAVNDLVLGDAEMALVGGVNLNLFGDPVQDDAGLDLGIRSADGKTRAFSAEADGTGSGEAVVAVLLKPLGDALRDGDPVHAVIKGVAANNVADRSSSLTAPDSAAQAEVITRAWRKAGVDPATVSYVEAHGTATRLGDPIEIEALDLAFGPTAAAKHSVALSSVKSNIGHTWSVSGLVGLVKAVLALRYRQLFPSLHTEELSPLIDFSESAVSVTRQLTPWEPAAGIRRAGVSSFGVMGTNVHAVLEEAPAPTTEETPAATPPDGYWIPLSAKTPTALAANIAALRARVESDPRLRIADVQRTLAEGRDHHPYRYAVTADDLDGLSRALAEPPTGPSAVGPVTVLLVSGRCPADPGQVSAFRGAHPRFDDLYAQCERAAEADGTETDGQFAFQYALHGLLREIGFDFRHVVGEGAGKHVIDAAAGRVPLTVAQRLAHAERAAQPAEPADLDARVDRLLGKLVGAQPVLFVEAGPLSTVSGALVARGGAGYRVVSVTEGPAALLRDLYTGGADWNWASTAGGGRRIELPAYQFDKVRCWLDDADLAPARGAAVAPAEETGASGQRSGPPPVDVLETVTGVWRDVLGTEAVSPSDSFFDLGGDSISGLQVVNRVQKLFGVELDVLTLFDYDTPEDLTGYLDTLLAPEPNAAPDAAEDTADEAAGAAAGEAASPAAPGFFPASAAQLNVWLASQFEGGSVAFNLTRSFELTGPVDTAALQKAVDGLTARHDGLRAAFRLEGEQLVQQVAPAGPGTVTVEVRTESAAFPEGSAAVDVVREFAARPFDLENGPLLRVQLAGFRDERHLLSLSTHHLVADGWSLGLLVRDLSELYAAAVAGTEAALPPVGADYREHHEREARRAQDRREQAAAYWLDTFDSVPPALSLPTRAGSAEGRAYTGAYRDYALPAALWQRLKSFARSRGGTPFTSVVSAFAAVLARYSEHGDLVLGTSVADRGEESLEQLVGMLVRTLPLRLSVDAEAGFDALYRQVRGTFTDGLRHLSHPYEELVRDLQERGRTHTPDLFDVLIEFEQFAGAGTGPLEAMAATGLGVEQVDVTLETSVFPLNIMLAEQQGTLGAAVRFDTRLFDPATVDGLWEAFEALLDTALADPDTPLGRLPLLAAREEQRVRTLGHRELEFDRGFQIHRAIEHFARTTPDRLALSSATDPAGRRTFAELNTRANRLARYFADELDVTSGEVVALVMDRSVLMVESVLALWKCGAAYLPVDPGYPAAFVRGMLESSDVRVVALDPRQAPEGLAAHIPEGCRQVELTEETGRHGDGSDPGLDVDESGLAYVIYTSGSTGKPKGVMVEHLGMLNHLHAKIADLGITEDSVVVQNASNSFDISLWQMFAAPFAGGRTVVASEALQLDPVRFAERVEAEEVTVLEVVPSYLEAMLDAWDRADRPVTLEHLRYLMVTGEACLPRQVNRWLRAYPRIPVVNAYGPTEASDDITHHVMDRPVTSETVPLGRPVPNTLIYVLDEHLRVVPQGARGEIYVSGICVSRGYLNAPEQTARAFLTDPFEPGRRMYRTGDNGRWTEEGNLEYFGRTDSQVKVRGFRVDLGEIERRVDGAPGVKQAAVVVKKLAGAGQDKQLHAYLVLEDGGTVDGCRDHVRRELPHHMVPSEFIVLDQLPLTSNGKVDRPTLAGLRAERSTAVAVAPRTDAERVLAEIWAEVLGLDSVGVTDRFFDIGGNSLRAIQVLARVRGRLGADPGLERFFSHPTVAGLAALLDGTTGTGDQGTIRSLGGPGTYASAPTQGLLLAVEERYTHAQRAAFNRNDLIELHGPVDEALLERSFAALADRHESLRTTFGTSVQPPVQIVHAAGALTPAFRVHDLTGRPDPDDAVREFVAARVHVPFDITAEPLVRADLLHTGEDRYVLLTSVHQLVSDGISAAVLHQEWQELYDALVTGRPAALPELAVQYKDIAAWRDERLTAQARREHLEYWKRELDGASPEVPLVTDFPRPPVSALSGVRLRRPLDAGLAERFASLASRQDVTEFVVARAAVGLLLLGETGQSDITMGTYTSGRDRLDLEGQIGFHVNTVPLRFRLLPGDDTGSVLSRTQQDMLRAFEHQEYPYGWIMRDLGWERGRDRSPLFDVMVAMDQLDGEEEPRRKGGVLFRARDLPRRSKEADLQFVFIRSARGLELALTYNSELFTEERAQGLLDRLCSILDSMIDERPIAGMVTCEGNATA
- a CDS encoding non-ribosomal peptide synthetase, with product MDSSPSPHEITRAPTADWYPLSSGQLSIWLTTQAGGAHGAYTVPAVYRLSGALDAVALRRAFEALLARHESLRTAFAVVDGIPRQRPVPDATLDWAYEVAEGDAEHRVEAFTAGAFDLAAGRLMRVLLVRTGEDEHVLAVAAHHIAVDGWSMTVLLEQVTSAYDALVRGEEPEAATPQIQYKDYASWQQAHLHSGSFDASRTYWKERFQESVVPLDLPADRPRPTTRTYRGAVTGRDIGQDTLQALKALCRQERVTLFAGLSAALRVQLLRYTGRRDIVLGTPAVTRPVPELYDQIGCYINSIALRDTVQPGTTFRDLLRTVQDTLQGALRHHEYPFDQVVRDAGGVTEAGRNPLFDVMVIFDHGWGQPAESTAGLRFDALKAGNGHSKMDLTVFFEETSTGLRVSAEYSTELFDADRVERLLEHFGVLLEDASARPDRAVETVRLMGEQERHQVVHGFNRAGTHYDLDTPLPQLFERQAARTPDAVATVDAHGSLTFAELNSRANQLAWTLRETYGVGAGTLVALYLERSVDLTVAVQAVLKAGGAYLPVNTADPLDRVRTVLEDSGSRLVLTRGGAVPLPDGLPDLDITGPAALSPRTDDPPPLAGPGDLAYCIYTSGSTGRPKGALIEHRAIVNRLRWMTDDLGLGADDVFLQKTPYSFDVSVWELLLPGLLGATQVMLPPGGESDPQLIRATVERHGVTVVHFVPSMLSQYLAAVPDAFAGVRNCVCSGEELDRDLAGRFHSATGGTGTRLFNYYGPTEAAVDVTTLHVEDGERPVTIGRPAPGNRLYIIDDEGQPCPVGVTGELCIGGVQLARGYLGRPELTAERFVTAAFLPDERIYRTGDLAHWLPDGEVRYLGRRDNQVKIRGHRVELGEIEQALRDQPAVTRAVVLPRRDALGTDLLYAYVEAGRDCPPADRLRDALEQRLPRYMVPSHYIRTDTFPVTRNGKVDRAALVQLSGAEVATTEYVEASTPTERALTSIWQSLLSVERVGVTDDFFVLGGHSLSALQLNSRISEHFGLDLQAAAIFTHRTVAAQARLVDGAAQGARTALEPVARAGRHVLSYAQERMWFLYMLAPESTAYHIPTLATFHGRLDTEALRAALADLFERHEILRVVYGSEDGQPFQRPHAGLTLPFSETDLSHLGPQEAEEAVARAVREDGARPFRLREESPVRFQLFKVHETEHRLLTTLHHIAGDGWSTRLMMRELSVLYTRRTGGACEPLPDLRVQYIDYAAAVRDEGHRQAVDADLQYWTERLAGAPTLELPTDVPGPEAAERSCGRTALALPAATAGKLRELAVRTSTTPFEVTMAAVSLLLSRLGDQQDVSVGYPVANRQSVELEGIMGLFLNTLVQRTDLSGEPVFTDLLKRVSSGVQEAYAHQSAPFELLVERLNPARQLDRTPVFDVLLNYLGSLREEARIEGLEVEFDDQLFEAEAKFPLTFYVWDEADDAGGERLHIELVHKSSLFSAARAETMVHQLGALLAQIADAPERPLAAYSLVLPSPAGAEAALRTAIEEPPQPPVTELIAAQAARAPGRPALVQGSRSLSYAELVRRSDDLARRLVSEGCAPGRVVAVTGPRGPGFYVAMLGVLRSGAVFFPLDPALPAGRRDHLLSAGRPELVVRATDLFADEAEAADGADDSGLPVVLVDAHTGTLTEEAPDGELPAVAPDAPAYLFFTSGTTGTPRGVLGRHASLSHFLRWQSGEFGIGEGDRCAQLTSPSFDVMLRDTLLALVSGGTTVVPEPSDLLGGKAVFAWLERERISVLHAAPTVLQSWLLDVPATTRLPGLRLAFLAGEPLKAALVERLRQVLPERGEIVNLYGPTETTMAKFAHRVPPGGTLPPVLPVGTPLPQCQVFVMRGDVVCGVGEPGEIIIRTPYRTLGYLNAPESAAFYPNPYRADAQDLLYRTGDVGRLRPDGLLEIVGRADHQIKISGVRIHPAEIEAALVGHPLVSGCVVTAHKSPQDEYHLVAYVVPDTGAEGDGLGGRLRQYLTGQLPQAMVPGEFVVLDRIPTNANGKPDRRALPAPAFLDDSPVAGKAPRTAAERRIQEAWQSALGRRVSGVDQVFFELGGTSLKLLRLHALLEEEFPGAFRVAQLFSHPTIALQAQLAEPAAAREAQDPTEDEVSEHDF